TATCACAGACGCCAGACGGGCCGGGCCTTTCTTCATCAAGGCGATCCAGCACAGGAGCTGGCAGGCAAAGGCTATCCAGCCAATCCTGGAGCTGGTGAAAAAAATCCCCGCAAGAAAAAGGGCAAGGGCCAGGCCATATAGAGCCCTTCCCCTCGTGGCTTCCTGCCGGGTGAGCTGTGCGGCGGCGAGGGGAAGGACCATGATGACAAGCATGGCGAGGATGGTATGGTGCTCCGATGACGAGTGCATGATGGCCACCTCCCCCGGGATGAAAATGAGCTCAAAGAAGGCTCTCAGCACCATGAGCGCCACCGAGGAGATGAGCACCGCAATGAGAGGGGAGGCAAGCCTTCCCTCCGAGCGGGCAAGGAAGTAGCATGCCATCAGGTAGGCACAGTACTGGGGAATCAGGTAGTCCATCACCCTGGAGGAATCGTGGAGAGAACCCCAGAGCGGGGAGAGAGCCGCCAGAGCCACGAAAAGAAAGAGAGGATCCCTCCAGAAGGTTACCGGCGCGAGATCGCGCCTGAAAGCCCGGTAAAGGGCATAGAGGACAAAAAGGGGAATAAAGGTGCTCCGCGCCATATCGCCGCATGAGAAGACTATCCTGTTCCCTGAGTAAAAAACAGTTCTCCCCCATCCAAAGATGAGAAGCATCAGGCAAAAGAGAATCCAGAGGGCCTTGAAATACCTGTCATTGCTACCGGTGGGGGGATTGGGGCCTTCCTCGCGCATGGTCAGAATATTCTCACCTCATACCAAAATACCTTTTGCGGGGCGAGAAGGAAAAGAAGCGCACCTTAAGAAATAATAGCTTATACACCAGAAAAAGAGAGAAGAGAAAGCGGGGTGCTTTAATGGCGATACGGTGTCCAGCATGCGTCAATACCCTTATGACGGCCCTGCGTGATGAAGAGATCAGCCTTGAGATAGATTACTGCAAGAAATGCAAGGGCCTCTGGTTTGACTACAAGGAGGTAAGGCAGTTCCTGAAGAGCATAAAGTTCAAGAAGGTCTTTCTCCCCGAGGTGGTAAGCGCCACTTCCTCGTCTGACATGTATTCAATCTCTACAAGGGTCCGGACATGCCCCCGCTGCATGGTGAAGCTGGCCGAGCACGTGCATTGCGGTGTCGCCTTTGACTTCTGTGACCAGTGCCATGGGATATTCCTTGACGACGGTGAGATAAACCTCATCGTGGCCGCCTACAGGAAGGGGAAGGCGGGGAGCGACCAGGTCATGCAGGACGAGCTTCGTGCAGGCTTCTCCAGGAATGATCCCCATGCGACAAGCAGCATTTTCAATGCCATTGCCAACTTCTTCAAGGAATTCATCGAGAGCAAAGGCCACCCCCAGAAAAAGTAATAACGGCCTTGTGACAGGCAGAATGCGGTAACCGCCATGCAGGACGGAATCTGGAAAATAGATATGGAGGGCGTCACCCTCCACATGTCCCACCCTGACGAGCTACCCATGAAATGGGTGGGACAGGCCGAGCTCACGCGGCAGCTCATCGCCTCGTGGCTCGTCATCAGCCCGAGCGATCTCCCTCTCAATCCCAGGATCCTCGGAAAACCGGGCGTGGGCAAGACAACCCTCGCCTATTCCACGGGGAAAAACCTGGGCAAGGAAGTCTATATCTTCCAGGCCACGATGGACACAAGGCCCGAGGATCTCCTTATCACCCCGGTAGTCTCATCCCATGGCGAGATAAAGTACGTGGCGAGCCCCGTGGTGACGGCAATGATACGGGGCGGCGTGCTGATCCTTGACGAGGGAAACAGGATGAGCGAGAAAAGCTGGGCATCCCTTGCCCCCCTGCTGGACAACAGGCGCTACATAGAGTCCCTCGTGGCAGGCATCAAGGTGAAGGCTCACCCCGAGTTCAGGTTCTGCGCCACCATGAATGATGACGCGAGCACCTTCGAGCTGCCCGAGTATATCCATTCAAGGCTCCAGCCCCAGATTTTTCTCGACTTCCCCGAGCGCGACGACGAGCTCTCGATCCTGAAGGAGAACCTTCCCTTCCTGGACGAGCAGATCCTGGAATATGTCGTGAACTTTCTCCAGCGGGCCCATAAGAAAGATGAGATCTACACGGTCCGCGACGGGATCAACATAGCCCGCTACGCGGCAAAGCTCATGAAATCCGGCAACAGCGAGGTTTTTGAAGCCCTCAGAAAGGCTATCTCACAGATCCTCAAGGATGAGGCCCTCGTATATGCACTGCAGTGACTTCTGCCTCCAGGAAGACAGCCTCTCCATCGTGCCCGTGTGCCACTACCGCATGGAATTTGCCTGGTGCGTGCGGAGGGCCTTCTTCGAAATCAGGCCCCACCATGTTGCGGTGGAGCTCCCCTCGACGCTTTCATCCCATATCATCAGGGCTGTCGAGCGCTTTCCCTATCTCTCGGCGATCTGTTACCAGAATGCCGCAGGCGACCTGGTGTATTTCCCCGTGGAGCCTACCGACGGGGCCTGCGAGGCCGTGAGGCTGACCCTGGAGCACAAGATTCCCTTCTCGGCGATAGACCTGGACCTTGACGACTACCCCCTCCATTTTGATCCCATGCCTGATTCCTACGCCCTTTACCGCCTGGGGCTCTCCCGCTACTGGGAGGCCTTCGAGAATTCTCAGCGCATGGGTGCAAGGCCGCCTCTCACTGAAGCGGACGAGCTGAGGGAGACCTCGATGGCCTGGCACCTCCAGAGGATCATGGAGCCGGGGAAGAAGGTGCTGCTCATATGCGGCATGACCCACGTGAGGGGCATCCTCAGCAAGCTCCGCAGACCCCAGGTGCAGCCTCTCGGGAGGGTGGTGCGGTCCAATATAAGGATCTTCAACCTCCATGCCGACTCCATAAGGGAAGTCACCTCTGAGATGCCTTTCCTGATCTCTGTTTACGAAATGGAGCGGGGCGGCCACAAGGTCCCCCCTCCTGAAGCGAAGGAGATCGGGCAGGTCATCTCTCTCGATGGGAGAAGAAAGGCTCCCCCCGAGACACCGGGCCCCCTCTCCGTGAAAGAGCAGCTCAGGCCTGTGGAGCCTGAGGAGCTTCCCCGTCCCGCAGCGGGCGCAGGAGGCCAGGATGCAGTGAAAAAAGGGCTCATGAAGGAGCTCATGAAAGCCCTGGCCAGGAAACTGAACCTCATGCCCGATCACTTTCTCATGCCGGGAGGGGAGCTATGGGATGAAAGCCCTGGAGCCCTCACCTCTCCTCGAAAAATCGAGATAAAGAGGGAAAACGTATTCCGCTTCAAGACCTCGGAAGACCGCTGCAACGAGCTCCTCGGCCTTTACAAGGCACTCTCTGAGGAGCATTGGAAAGAGGGGAGCGCCGTCCCGCTCTGGGACAGGCAGCGCCTCCTCCTGGCCCTTGTGAGGAAGGCGGCCCGCTTCTACAAGGAGAACACGGGAGAGGAAATCAAGCAGTGGCAGATCAGGACCATGGCAAAGTATGCAAGGAATTACGCCCTGGTCTCTGGAATGCTCATCGCCGATTTTTACCAGCTCATCATGGCGGCCCGCGGCGTTGCCGACGACAACTTCGCCTACGAGGTATGGGACCTGGGAAGCTATTACCCCTGGATTGACAGGAACTCTCCTTATGAGACGGCCCGCATCACTGCCGAAGAGATGTGGCTCGGCGCGAAGAAGTTCACCATAAGGAGGCGCTATCCCCGCCTCCGCGAGCGCCTCGTCGAGGTCCCCGTAAAGAGGAGGAAAAAGGAAGAAAAGCCCGGGGAATGGACAAAAAACTTCAATGACATGCACATGTGCTCCTATCCCCCCGAAGACTTGATAATCGAGGGATACGGCACCTACCTCAAGAAAAAGGCCCTGGCAATCCTCTCGGAAGAGAAGGCGCGCGTCGAGCCCTTTACCAACTCGCTGCTGGACGGGATCGACGTCAGGGAGACCATCAGGAACTGGCACCATGAAAAAAAGATATTTGTCAGGGAGTTCAGGCGTGGAGGCGGGGGCGCCGGCTCCGTGGTGGTAATCTATGACGAAGACAGGGAAGACCGGCGCTTCCCCTGGAAGATGACATGGCTTGGCGAGCACAACCAGGAGTCCGATATGGCCT
This is a stretch of genomic DNA from Candidatus Eremiobacterota bacterium. It encodes these proteins:
- a CDS encoding O-antigen ligase family protein, with the translated sequence MREEGPNPPTGSNDRYFKALWILFCLMLLIFGWGRTVFYSGNRIVFSCGDMARSTFIPLFVLYALYRAFRRDLAPVTFWRDPLFLFVALAALSPLWGSLHDSSRVMDYLIPQYCAYLMACYFLARSEGRLASPLIAVLISSVALMVLRAFFELIFIPGEVAIMHSSSEHHTILAMLVIMVLPLAAAQLTRQEATRGRALYGLALALFLAGIFFTSSRIGWIAFACQLLCWIALMKKGPARLASVIVPLALFLMLLFLFPQVGKRFDTLGNLAGDRETGTRLMNWKMGLSLVADHPLLGIGYSNKEYYREARAKDSHFQYEHPHNLYLQVLAYLGIAGLAVFGAIAIRTVRAFLSSKGKIPLWGAFLTSFLGFLVMNCADSALNSQRATLILLLILSCLYYQADHAGKAPMEALPGAGS
- a CDS encoding AAA family ATPase, producing the protein MQDGIWKIDMEGVTLHMSHPDELPMKWVGQAELTRQLIASWLVISPSDLPLNPRILGKPGVGKTTLAYSTGKNLGKEVYIFQATMDTRPEDLLITPVVSSHGEIKYVASPVVTAMIRGGVLILDEGNRMSEKSWASLAPLLDNRRYIESLVAGIKVKAHPEFRFCATMNDDASTFELPEYIHSRLQPQIFLDFPERDDELSILKENLPFLDEQILEYVVNFLQRAHKKDEIYTVRDGINIARYAAKLMKSGNSEVFEALRKAISQILKDEALVYALQ
- a CDS encoding zf-TFIIB domain-containing protein is translated as MAIRCPACVNTLMTALRDEEISLEIDYCKKCKGLWFDYKEVRQFLKSIKFKKVFLPEVVSATSSSDMYSISTRVRTCPRCMVKLAEHVHCGVAFDFCDQCHGIFLDDGEINLIVAAYRKGKAGSDQVMQDELRAGFSRNDPHATSSIFNAIANFFKEFIESKGHPQKK